A part of Streptomyces sp. NBC_01497 genomic DNA contains:
- the prmC gene encoding peptide chain release factor N(5)-glutamine methyltransferase: protein MLLAEVAQATRRLADAGVPSPRFDAEELAAYVHAVKRGELHTVQDGDFDARYWETIARREAREPLQHITGRVFFRYLELQVGPGVFVPRPETESVVGWAIDAVRAMDVVEPVVVDLCAGSGAIALAIAQEVPRSTVHAVELSEDALVWTRRNAAESRVTVHAGDAFGALPELDGQVDLVISNPPYIPLTEWEYVAPEARDHDPEMALFSGEDGLDTIRGIERTAHRLLRPGGLVVIEHADTQGGQVPWIFSEESGWADAADHPDLNNRPRFATARKALP, encoded by the coding sequence GAACTCGCCGCGTACGTGCACGCGGTCAAGCGCGGCGAGCTGCACACGGTCCAGGACGGCGACTTCGACGCCCGCTACTGGGAGACCATCGCCCGCCGCGAGGCCCGTGAACCGCTCCAGCACATCACCGGCCGCGTCTTCTTCCGCTACCTCGAACTCCAGGTGGGGCCGGGTGTCTTCGTACCGCGTCCCGAGACGGAGTCCGTCGTCGGCTGGGCGATAGACGCCGTGCGCGCGATGGACGTCGTCGAGCCGGTCGTCGTGGACCTGTGCGCGGGCTCCGGCGCGATCGCGCTCGCCATCGCCCAGGAAGTGCCGCGCTCCACGGTGCACGCCGTCGAACTGTCCGAGGACGCGCTCGTGTGGACTCGCAGGAACGCGGCGGAATCCCGCGTCACCGTGCACGCGGGCGACGCGTTCGGCGCGCTCCCCGAGCTGGACGGCCAGGTCGACCTGGTCATCTCCAACCCGCCGTACATCCCCCTCACCGAGTGGGAGTACGTGGCGCCCGAGGCCCGCGACCACGACCCCGAGATGGCCCTGTTCTCCGGCGAGGACGGCCTCGACACGATCCGCGGTATCGAACGCACCGCGCACCGGCTGCTGCGGCCGGGCGGCCTCGTCGTGATCGAGCACGCCGACACCCAGGGCGGCCAGGTCCCGTGGATCTTCAGCGAGGAGTCCGGCTGGGCGGACGCGGCGGACCACCCGGATCTCAACAACCGTCCCCGCTTCGCGACAGCCCGCAAGGCACTGCCGTGA